One genomic window of Elaeis guineensis isolate ETL-2024a chromosome 2, EG11, whole genome shotgun sequence includes the following:
- the LOC140855315 gene encoding oligopeptide transporter 5-like has translation MAGLAILTCQAFNEQVQLSSWGFLIVFAMITILLFPNAVLTATTNTSMPVHVFSEMLSGYLSPGKPIANMAFKIYGTLAVSTATDAISSFKLGQYMKIPPKSMFLIQRLDSAKAVASSEVRQQVERGGQWTAGGKVLPAKSRENSETGISFATDFVPVWILSQMYPKKKWIQLIHMPVIFFVGAVMPPASAVNIWPWIVVGTIFNYVVFKKYKGWWARYNYVLSSALDIGAAFVAVLASILQVQNIYGSAGGDWRLMIIVL, from the exons ATGGCCGGTTTAGCAATATTAACTTGTCAAGCATTCAATGAACAAGTCCAACTTTCTTCCTGGGGATTTTTGATTGTATTTGCTATGATTACCATTCTACTATTTCCAAATGCTGTTCTCACCGCTACTACAAATACG AGCATGCCGGTTCATGTATTTTCCGAAATGCTCAGTGGATATCTTAGTCCAGGCAAGCCAATTGCAAACATGGCATTTAAGATTTATGGCACGCTTGCCGTAAGCACAGCTACCGATGCAATTTCTTCTTTCAAACTAGGCCAGTACATGAAGATTCCTCCAAAATCGATGTTCCTCATTCAG AGGCTCGACTCCGCGAAGGCGGTGGCTTCGTCGGAGGTCCGGCAGCAGGTGGAGCGCGGTGGgcaatggacggccggcggcaaggttctgCCGGCAAAATCAAGGGAAAATTCAGAAACAGGGATTTCTTTTGCGACTGATTTCG TGCCGGTGTGGATCCTATCACAAATGTATCCGAAAAAGAAGTGGATTCAGCTCATCCATATGCCGGTCATATTTTTCGTTGGTGCCGTAATGCCTCCTGCTTCTGCAGTTAACATCTGGCCGTGGATCGTAGTTGGCACAATTTTCAACTACGTTGTTTTTAAGAAGTACAAAGGATGGTGGGCTAGGTATAACTACGTTTTATCTTCGGCGCTTGACATTGGAGCTGCTTTCGTGGCTGTTCTAGCAAGTATCCTTCAGGTTCAAAATATATATGGATCAGCTGGTGGGGATTGGCGGTTGATGATCATTGTCCTCTAG